ATGGTCATGGACGGCACCGATATCGCGAAAGTGCGAGACGCCCTTGAAACCGAGTCCCGGTACATCGAGGACGAGGAAGCGGCGTCCGCCAAGGTCTTCGAGTCGGCCGGAGGGTACGCCCCGACCATCGGGATCCTGGGCGCCGTCCTGGGTCTGATTCATGTGATGAGCAACCTGTCCGATCCCAACAAGCTCGCGGAAGGGATCGCCACCGCGTTCGTCGCGACGGTCTATGGCGTGGGGTCCGCGAACCTCGCGTATCTTCCGCTGTCCGGAAAGCTCAAGATCAAGAACCATTATGAGGGACGCAACCGGGAAATCATCATCGAAGGCCTGGTTGCGATCGGACAGGGAGAAAATCCCAACAACATCGAGGATCGCCTGATGGGATTTCTGAATGAGAAAGAACGTTCCGGGATGGAAAACAAGGGGTAGGCCCGGACATGGCCAAGAAGCCCCGCCACGAAGAGCATGAGAATCTTGAGCGCTGGCTGGTATCCTACGCGGATTTCATCACGCTCCTGTTCGCTTTTTTTGTGATGCTCTACGCGATCGCTTCCGTCAATACAGGCAAGTTCCGGGTTCTTTCGAATGCCATCGTCGCCGCATTTACCCACAAAAAACAGATCCGTCTGACCCACGTCATCATCCCCAAGGACATGTCCACGCCCGGAAAAGCCTCTCCCCAGGTCCAGTCGGTCATGATCCAGGCCATGCAGCTTCTGGTCCAGAAATCCTCCGAAAAAGGAGACATGAAAGTCGTCCAGACAAAGGAAGGGATCGTGCTCCGGATCCAGTCCCGGTTTCTTTTTGCCTCCGGTCACGCCCGCGTGCGCCGGAAGGCGGTTCCCGTTCTCCGGAAAATCGCCGCTCTCCTGGCCCGGACCAATCACGAGATCCGGGTGCACGGCTACACCGACAACCAGCCGATCCGGACGTCCCGATACCCCAGCAACTGGGCACTTTCTACGATGAGGGCCGTCAATGTGTTGACCCGTTTGCTCGAGTATGGTTCCATAGATCCGGGTCGGATGGGTGCGGCAGGATTCGGAAAATTCCGTCCCATCGCGTCCAATCTGACACCGGAGGGCCGGGAAAAGAACCGGCGGGTGGAAATTCTGATCATGAACAGGGAGTATGTCCCGCATTCGTCGACGGGACCGGCGCCGTCCGCTCCTCCTCCCCGGACGCCGCCGACCCCCGCCTTGCCGGGCGCTCCCCGGATTTAATCCGGAAACAGGAGAAAACAATGGGAGTCTTGCCGACCGTCGGTGTCCAGCAGGTGATCGAACAGTTGCCTGTTCTGGCCCAGCAGTCAGCCGTTCCGGCAGGGCCGGGGGCATGGCCTCCTCCGCCGGCCCCGGAAGGGATCCGGGATGTGGTGGAAATCTCCCGGACCGTCCGCCTGGAACCTGTGGAAGAGTTCAGTGCTTCGGGCAGCCGGGAGGAATCGCCGGATGTTCAGGATCCCCGATCCCGTTCCCGAAAAAACGGAGACCGCCGGAAGAACCCTCGCCAGTCTCTCGACACGCGGGCCTGAACCGGAGGCCGAATCCAGAAAGGCACTTCATGAGTTTTGCCGTTTTTCAGGGGATCCTCGACGGGACTCTCCTGATTTTTCTTGCCGTTCTCCTGGCGTATGTCCGTGTCGTGCGCGGCCAGTTGCGTCGTTTGACCAGGGAAAAAACAGCCTCTTCGGGAGCCCGGGAAGAAGCGGGGGAAGGAATGGCCCTTTTCCGGGAGTCCCGGGAAGCGCTCGAGAAAACCATGCGGGACATGGATGCACTCTCCCGTGAAGCGGCCGGTCGGACCGACCGGCTGAAGCTTCTTCTTCATGATGCCCAGCAATGGCTGGAAGATCTTGAGCGTCTTGAAAAAGCTCCCTCTTCGGACCCTGCCTCCGTATCTCCATCTCTGGAAAAGCAGCCTCCTGCTCCCGGGCAGTCTTCAAGTCCACCCCGCCCCTCCCGTCCGGAACCCCGGACCGACATCGAAAAAGTTCTCTATCTGATGGAACAGGGAAAGACGGTGCCGGAAATTGCCCAGACCATGGGGAGAGGGGAAGGGGAGATCGAACTGATGCTCGGTCTTTCCCGACTGTCGGACGGTCGTTCCGGGTCCGGCCGGTAGGGCCGGAAGGACGCTGTGCTGGAACCGGCCGGACTCGGGGCAATCCCTCCCCGGACGGATCTCTTCCAGTCGCTTGCTTTGCGCCTTGAAGGGCTTTTTCCGCCATCGGGTGCTCTTCATCTGAGCTTCCTCCTGAGGCCCCACCCCGAGGATGGGAAGATGCGCTACTGGTCTTCCGATCTCAACGCCTGGCTGCCTCCATTGCCCCCGGGGGAAGCCTCTTCCCGGGGAAACAGTCTT
This portion of the Leptospirillum ferriphilum genome encodes:
- a CDS encoding flagellar motor protein; translated protein: MDITTLLGLVIGFGGILGGAAIEGLPLGTIFQMTAAIIVFGGTIGATLVTTPMAQILAAVRSVPRLFLNPKSDPVKIIRKIVELSKVSRKEGLLKLESFLDDPFIRGDAFLTRGVRMVMDGTDIAKVRDALETESRYIEDEEAASAKVFESAGGYAPTIGILGAVLGLIHVMSNLSDPNKLAEGIATAFVATVYGVGSANLAYLPLSGKLKIKNHYEGRNREIIIEGLVAIGQGENPNNIEDRLMGFLNEKERSGMENKG
- a CDS encoding DUF6115 domain-containing protein, whose product is MSFAVFQGILDGTLLIFLAVLLAYVRVVRGQLRRLTREKTASSGAREEAGEGMALFRESREALEKTMRDMDALSREAAGRTDRLKLLLHDAQQWLEDLERLEKAPSSDPASVSPSLEKQPPAPGQSSSPPRPSRPEPRTDIEKVLYLMEQGKTVPEIAQTMGRGEGEIELMLGLSRLSDGRSGSGR
- a CDS encoding flagellar motor protein MotB — translated: MAKKPRHEEHENLERWLVSYADFITLLFAFFVMLYAIASVNTGKFRVLSNAIVAAFTHKKQIRLTHVIIPKDMSTPGKASPQVQSVMIQAMQLLVQKSSEKGDMKVVQTKEGIVLRIQSRFLFASGHARVRRKAVPVLRKIAALLARTNHEIRVHGYTDNQPIRTSRYPSNWALSTMRAVNVLTRLLEYGSIDPGRMGAAGFGKFRPIASNLTPEGREKNRRVEILIMNREYVPHSSTGPAPSAPPPRTPPTPALPGAPRI